One genomic region from Prionailurus bengalensis isolate Pbe53 chromosome C1, Fcat_Pben_1.1_paternal_pri, whole genome shotgun sequence encodes:
- the LOC122479823 gene encoding translation initiation factor IF-2-like translates to MEWGRGRPRWPQPQVGHSPPEPLSCLVQHGGDMFLLPFVPTAAPVPMPVPAPPLPGGSPPPTPSPVTLSLALPRPALCRGCPAPLRPHPGPDTLVALTSLLPKDPGVCFPSLPVRPSPVAPTTSPPCPALSHVPTLEPTLFKRVSFLSTSSPPTPCCPPRPRTQHPHGQVSQPVVFSAPPPPPRPRGASSAPSRAALACPLPHPHPAGHPRSWRGPDVLLAEALNGAVMVDVHGLRGRQRETSLLMCCWLCAHPALGCGKPPPASSGDGRTEGGAGTGVPSCGGALQLKTALPQLPQANPGRTGTRRS, encoded by the coding sequence ATGGAGTGGGGCAGGGGACGGCCGAGGTGGCCCCAGCCTCAGGTGGGGCATTCCCCCCCGGAGCCTCTTTCCTGCCTTGTGCAACATGGGGGTGACATGTTCCTACTGCCTTTTGTTCCCACAGCCGCTCCTGTGCCCATGCCTGTCCCGGCTCCCCCTCTCCCAGgcgggagccccccccccactccaagCCCTGTTACTCTCAGCTTGGCCTTACCCAGGCCTGCTCTGTGTCGTGGCTGCCCAGCACCCCTGCGCCCCCACCCTGGGCCCGACACCCTCGTGGCACTAACGTCTTTGCTGCCCAAAGACCCTGGGGTCTGCTTCCCATCCCTCCCTGTCCGTCCCTCACCGGTGGCTCCAACGACCagtcctccctgccctgccctcagccATGTGCCCACCCTTGAGCCAACCCTTTTCAAGAGGGTGAGCTtcctctccacttcctctccccccaccccctgctgtcCACCCCGACCCAGAACACAGCACCCCCATGGCCAGGTCTCCCAGCCTGTGGTCttcagtgcccccccccccccgcccaggccccGTGGGGCCTCCTCGGCCCCCTCGCGGGCTGCTCTGGCCTGCCCGCTTCCACACCCTCACCCAGCCGGCCACCCCAGGTCCTGGCGGGGTCCGGATGTGCTGTTGGCAGAGGCCTTGAATGGTGCAGTCATGGTGGATGTTCACGGCCTGAGGGGCCGGCAGAGGGAGACGAGCCTTCTGATGTGTTGTTGGCTATGTGCCCACCCAGCACTAGGATGTGGGAAGCCACCGCCAGCCTCCTCTGGGgatgggaggacagagggaggagccGGAACAGGTGTCCCCAGCTGTGGAGGTGCCCTTCAGTTGAAGACCGCGCTCCCTCAGCTGCCCCAGGCTAATCCTGGGAGGACTGGGACACGAAGGTCCTAG